In a genomic window of Penaeus monodon isolate SGIC_2016 chromosome 27, NSTDA_Pmon_1, whole genome shotgun sequence:
- the LOC119590712 gene encoding proline-rich receptor-like protein kinase PERK2, with amino-acid sequence MSSLRHLLPHTPRLSEPVSRSSGPAPNVAVVVSRSNNDRFSPLFSPRSPSGRGFPMSPLGPPSSNHPQPPPNLTIPPSPLPPHLLSSHLSAPLSPRLPPSSSRLPSSFPRLPPSSSHSLSGSSMIPPYGSFSNTVPSQQRGPPPPAPPTGSRTRWAQEVHSRIIHNISSLHHLAASSNGQDDSDDGAVQDPGENDSSESIINPLAGPSQLSQAPFHLVVRTRGRSRSEMRRRLMRR; translated from the coding sequence GTCTGAGTGAGCCCGTTAGCAGAAGTTCAGGTCCAGCTCCAAATGTTGCAGTAGTGGTTAGTAGAAGCAACAATGATAGATTTAGTCCCTTGTTTTCCCCACGGTCTCCAAGTGGACGAGGTTTTCCCATGAGTCCCCTGGGTCCTCCTTCCTCAAATCATCCGCAGCCACCTCCCAATCTAACAATACCCCCaagccctcttcctcctcacctcttATCCTCCCATCTTTCTGCTCCTTTGTCCCCtcgtcttcctccatcttcttcacGATTGCCTTCATCCTTTCCTCGCCTTCCTCCAAGCTCCTCACACTCACTTTCAGGGAGTTCAATGATACCTCCATATGGTAGCTTCTCAAATACTGTCCCATCCCAGCAAAGAGggcctcctccccctgctccgCCAACGGGCTCAAGAACGCGTTGGGCACAAGAGGTACACAGTCGTATTATCCACAACATCAGCAGCCTGCACCACCTGGCAGCATCATCAAATGGACAGGATGATTCAGATGATGGAGCCGTCCAAGATCCAGGGGAAAATGATTCCTCTGAAAGCATTATCAATCCTTTGGCAGGACCTTCTCAGTTGTCTCAGGCCCCTTTTCACTTGGTTGTTAGGACTAGAGGGAGATCCAGGTCTGAGATGAGAAGAAGACTAATGCGTCGTTGA
- the LOC119590710 gene encoding zinc finger protein 358-like — protein sequence MSRRNSVSSKKENSSPPPVVTNGLTPTAQAGQAATPVPSNPATDVREEKEEDKGSTKVVSKEKKTVSKDKTKGKLMNGNNHIKEEMEEYLEEDFEGSRPENGDSDYVKNLADPEKSSGGSVTDSIAESAAAPVTPPLSGGVNYTALLTRGILPSVANMKTDTILISPFALSDKIVQKVLLPAQPSTGASPSCTSPSSSTTTVTTPTATLSTNSQTDTSPSQPYIQPPLVSVQEVQATLEQYQRKLAFHEPRPCPTCKRMYRDAATLRTHMAIMHAEGREPFSCTCGALFRTKYDMYQHKKNGHR from the exons ATGAGTAGAAGAAATTCAGTTTCttctaaaaaagaaaactcaAGTCCCCCCCCGGTAGTGACCAATGGCTTGACCCCCACCGCGCAAGCAGGCCAAGCAGCCACACCCGTCCCCAGTAACCCTGCCACTGATGTC agagaagagaaagaagaggacaaGGGAAGTACGAAAGTTGTCtctaaagagaaaaagacagtcagcaaagacaaaacaaaagggaAGCTGATGAATGGGAATAACCATAtcaaggaggaaatggaagaatacTTGGAG GAGGACTTTGAAGGAAGCAGACCTGAAAATGGGGATTCAGATTACGTGAAGAATTTGGCCGATCCTGAAAAGTCATCTGGCGGCTCAGTCACAGATAGCATAGCAGAGAGTGCAGCGGCACCAGTGACGCCTCCTTTAAGTGGTGGTGTTAATTATACTGCACTGTTAACCAGAGGAATCTTGCCATCTGTTGCTAACATGAAGACAGACACaattctcatctccccctttg CACTAAGTGACAAGATAGTGCAGAAGGTCCTCCTCCCCGCACAGCCATCCACTGGAGCTTCCCCCTCTTGCACATCACCCAGCTCAAGCACAACGACTGTCACAACCCCTACTGCAACACTCAGcacaaacagtcagacagacaccTCTCCAAGTCAGCCCTACATTCAACCGCCCTTGGTCTCTGTACAAGAGGTCCAAGCTACACTAG AACAATACCAGCGGAAGCTTGCCTTTCATGAGCCAAGACCGTGCCCGACGTGCAAAAGGATGTACCGAGATGCTGCCACCTTGCGGACACACATGGCTATCATGCATGCTGAAG GCAGAGAACCTTTCTCATGCACATGTGGGGCATTGTTTCGTACAAAATATGACATGTACCAACACAAGAAGAATGGTCATCGATAA